The DNA window atatttatgCATTATATATAAACAAACCGAAAGGTTGCTTGTTGTAATAAGGAAAAATATGTTGGATGCTGTACGAAATGAGCTTGTATGCACATTCTGCAACTGTAATGagatatatgttttttttttattattgtttaagcACTCACTCGCTGCTAAAAGTGGGAGAATACAGTTCCAAGAACAATAGTAATGtaaacaagaaaaaaacacTACAACACCTTATATGTATgcgcattttttcttctttttctttttcctttttgttttcgtttatttttttctttttttttttctcttcattttgtttttgttgttccAATTAGTCGTATCCAAAAAGGATGAGCTAAATCCTAATTAGATGTTGATAAAGTCTGCAATACATATCCAATTCTCAATTAACATAGTTTGCGTATCTAAAATTCCAATGCAAGTCAATATCAGCATTAATAACCATAGAATAAACCCTTGGTAGTTTCTTGCTGATCAAATCTTCACCTCAAATTCATTTTGAAAATATCTATTGGGATCTTGGACCAGATGTTATATTGTTGAATCAAACACATCAAATTGATTACTTACCTTTTTGTGGCCGTATTGGACCTTTTCTGATTCCAAAAAGgcatctttaaaaattattgacatGTCTAAAGCTCCATATACAAACACATGTCATCATAtatcttatattattattatccaaaGTAACTTACATTAgactcaaaaaaatttaacctCTGATCTTACTTAATGGCTATGAGACTAATGTAAGTTTTTTTAAATGCATATGTTTTTTTATGTACATTTTATTTAAGGtgaattttatcataattttttgtaaagTAACATGTAATTTACTTTAGTGTGATGTATCATTTTTTAATTGGTTATTAAGTTAACcatagttaaattattttataattaaattaatttttaaaatagataattatgaaattttttaaattattaaaaattaaaatatgacttttttttcaaatcattttcaaaagatGTATCATAGTCCTTAGTAATAGCTTTCAATCTTTGGCTCCTCTCCCACTCCTTTATCCTCATCACGCCTCCTCAAGTAGCACCGCTTTGTTGaatgtaattaaattataagctaactgaataactaaaaaaaactaataggTAATTTCAAGAacgcaaagaagaaaaaaaccaACCTGTCCAAGCATGACAAAACAGACTCTGGCCAGCGGTGACTACAGCGACGGACGAGGACGCGACGACGAGAGACGCACCGAAGTAAGGAGATGCGACGACACCGAGCAGGGAAGCCACAGATGCGATGGTGCAGTGTTGGAGACGCATCGGAGCTAACGAGACAAATCAGAGGAGTCCGCGATCGTGACTTTTGGACCCTAGAGTTCGGCCGTTCGAGACTTTAGGAGAGGCTGACTGGTGAGGAAGAGTTGCTGATTGACATTGAGAGAGAACGATGAAGAAGAATTTAGGATTAGGGCCATAGTTAAcgtgatttaaaaaattaaaaaaagaatcagTTTCTAatgttttaataaattatacatttatccctaccttttaaaaaattaattacaatataatttAACTATAGTTAAGAtagtaattcaaattaaaagtaaatatccaattaaaatataacacattataaaaaataatttacatattattttaaagAAGATCGGATAGAATTCAACNNNNNNNNNNNNNNNNNNNNNNNNNNNNNNNNNNNNNNNNNNNNNNNNNCAAAacacaaaaacaaacaaacaaatcaatCACGCAGAGAAAAGTAACTCCATAAAATGTGGAGAGTTCCCTCTCTCATAATATGGTACTCTTTACAAAGTCTTTATTCTTATGGCCAACAACATGTAACTAGCAAAACCAAGATAGTAGAGTCTCTGTATCATTTAACTTTGCTCTATATATAGTTTGATTTAGTTGCTGAACTTCTGCTCTGTGATGCTTGTTGATGCCTGCATAATTCATAAATTCGGTAACACATTGTAAATCATTGTTTATAATAGCAAAATTTTCACATCACATAAGCAATTTTTTTCCTCATTCCTTTTAGGTTTAAgatttaagaattaaaataattgctAATTTGGATATAATagtatattaataactaatttttgctTATCCAAGACAAGAAACAAATTTTCACAATAGTCCGTTAAATATCTTTAAAGCAGAAGAAATTTAAGATGtgtttagtttatatttttatatattttttaatattttttatttttagaattttataaaaaataaaaaatagtagataactaaaaataaaatttaattgtttttactggattttttttacaaaattaaaaaaataaaaaactaaaaataaaataaaatataaaaacacaaaccaattgaaataaaataaatatcaaatgaaaaatagaaaatttacaTAATTTGAACTGACCCCAATTGAAGTTACAAAATTGCAAACTGCACATTTAACAGATGTTGCTCCATATTGGTACATCAGTAGCATCCTGCAGCTGCCACAATTGACATGTGCCACCTGATTTGCTGCATTGTCACAATTTTGTTGTGCAAAACTTCTTAGACTTGATTTAGGAAAGTTTTTTAAAGAGATGTGTACATTTTTTAAAGCagaaactttttattttatatttgacaaataaaaaaattatgtagttgttttaaaaaatagaaatacttttaaaagtatctagcataatatttttttaaaaataatttgtgtttattaaaactaaaaaatctaatataactttaattttatatgttatttaatatctaaattcccttttttttttcaaaactccaTAGATGTCTATTATAACTTTAACTTTAACTTCATATGTTTGGAAAGCTATTGAGATGCTATGCTAGTAGACTTGTTCAATAACTACCTTCCATGGCTAGATTCACAGTGTGACAGCATGAGCATTGGACACTTGTTGCGCCACGGATGTACATTAGTAATGTATGGCAGCCTCCACAGATTAACTGGGCCATTTCCGTTCCTGTTAATCATTAGTAACATGAAATTAGAGTTTcgatcatttaaaaatttagaatttaatttttaataaaattctggtataaagaacaaattaaaaatataattattcaagtATCTCTTTTAATCAActtaagtttttttaaaaaaaaaattcatcgacgttaatataaaattattcataacaGAGGAGGGTAAGCGTGGAGATAAGTGAGAGATACCGGGAGGCGGCACGGCGGTGACTGCATTGCAAACAGCACAGCAAACAGAGGAGGCTCCAACCGGATAGAGCAAAAGGTTTCTACAGCCAGAACACACAAGTTGACTCTGTTGACCTGCTTGCCAAACCCGATTGATTTCAACTTAAGTTGTTAAAGAcaattttcaattatcaaatGGCCAAACTAATTACACATTCGCTCTTAGCAAATCTTCATCCCAATTCCATTTTTTGTGTTCCTTTAAGTTTCCTTACaccatcaaaatcaaaattagacATGAAGAAAAATCCAACGAGGCACAcatgaagaaaaattaagataCCATTTGCGGATGGAGGAGTATGTGGAGCCGGTGGTGTTGGATAAGGAGCAAGTGGAACTGGCATTATAGATTACAAtacttttaataaataaataaagaaagaaaaaaaagtattatatattatctttcTCTGCCAAAATCTACATAGAGAAGAAAGCAGTTTCttccattttattttgtttcaactCCTGAAAAGTAAAGAAACAAACATTTGTACATATTATCAGGTATGCGCTGCACATGGTCGATGGAACAAAAGAAAAGGCTTGGAAAAATAGAGTGAGAAGAAAGGGGAACCTGTGAAACAGAAAGGGTGGCAGCAATTCAAcagaaagaaatagaagaagcaGATATAATATAAAGCAAGAGTCGATGCATGAGAAGAGGGTTTTATATAGGGAAACTAGAGTTCAGAAATAGATCAGAGTAGTTTATGGCCCTTTCAACTAGTACTAGTATTTATTAGATGGTGGtatcatataataattttaaaataaaatacattttcctttgatttggCAACTTGCTTCAGATGAGATATAATCAGGAAAAAGAGAAGTATATACGTGGATATTGGAAAGATTATGTGTCTAGTTTTATTCTCAAAAGACTAAAAGCGTAAAATAATACGTTGTTCAAGTAGGGATGATTTTGCGTCGGCCGAATTGGAATGGAACGGATACATGTAGGGTTACATACTTTATGTTTAAGATATTTCTCTTATCcaattttattagttaattaattagggGTGCAGAcaattagtataaaaaaaagcTCATTAGAAAAAAAGGATCGagtctttcttttttattttttattttggaaggaaggtaaattcaaatttttatgagaaataatcagaattaaattaaaaaaatatctaaaatttgaaaaaaaaacatctacaactaaacaaaaacaaacatctaaaattattgtaaaataaatatccaaatactaataaaaagaaatatttgaaacgtaacaaaaaaaatatccaaaatctaataaaaaaaatatcctaaattattttacaaaacCATGACCACAGACCTTTTTAGGTCACTTtttaaaatcgtgaccatagatcccTTTAGGTCACCTTCCAAAACTATTATCATAGACCTttttaagtaatatttttttaataaccgtgaccatagattttttttttgtcacggTTTTTAAAACATAGtatccaaaatatttttaggTTACCGTTTgaaggtctatggtcacagttttcaAACGTGACAAAAAAATCGTGGCCATATTGTAGTGAATGGTGGCACATTAGCCATTTTCGTTAATGGAGATGGTTGgtttttttataatagaatattttgtagtgttttaaaatattttaagatattttttcattaaaaaaatttaagaattttttatatgaaaaaataaatattttatcaatatatataattttaaaggtatttacaattttatattttattacatATTATTCTAGCCCAACCCAACAATAACTGGGGGTCTATGAAGCAAACCCACGACTCGGCCATACAACGAGGTGCACAACGCATGACATGACCTCCTCAGAGGAGACTGGGATGGTGCGCGAAATAGGATTTCACATAGCttaaccgacaagtgcaccaggtcatccaagtaaAATGCTAATTCGCGCATCAGGTGAGTgatggtcgatcccacgaggattgtcagACTGAGCAACAATGGCAATACAGTTTGACTTAGTTAGGTGAATCAAAAAGAGATTTTGATGGTTGAAAGCACATAAAGCagtaaacaagaaaataaagaaagcaattaaGGGTTTGGTGTAAAACAGTgcgagaaaatagttaaggcttcagagatgtttatctttccggattaaaagttcttaccaactattttaacaatatatgattcattccatggcaaactgtaaaTGTATAAACCATAATCTCTTAGTGGTTTAGCCTCCTCTAACCTTTATCAACCGCCACTCTCGTGATCACTTAATtccgattagagggttaagttcaaaaactagtttatggccacaaaaaccttaattacccaaagctaatgggattatatgtcacgtatcccaattagttcatgtaattatcaatttaggaggaatttatTTTCAAGTTGTAGTTCAAACTTGATAACTTTctcaagaatcacaagaactcaaGTATAATAAGGGTTATACTCTCattccacccagattcataagattaagaacaaaaataatccttagaattgaattaaaacattaattaaaatagaagaataatatgAGCTCCTAAACTTTACCAataggtttagttgctcatgactttCAGAGAAACTAAGGTTCTGAAAAGTGCAGAAGAGAGAAGATCCAAATTACAAGagatctttttccttttatattaaCCTAATTTTAttcgaaaataaagtaaaaataataaatcctaaaactaaaaggtattgtttgtaaataagaattacaaaaagaaaatgaaatataactaataaatgCTAAATCCACTTGAGATGTCAAAGATAGAGTAAATTTGGTCAGactgctggcgttaaacgccactttgggcatttaatgccctaAGGGGAGCAACTTCGTATATGCTTGTGTCCtttgctggcgttaaacgccagatggCGTTTAGCGCCTAGGGGGGTGGTTCTGCCAACTTTTTGTTTTTAGCTCCAAACTCTGCCAAACTGCTCCGATTTTaacctgaaatcataaaaacaccaaaacaactcaaagtagcatccagaGGGGATTTTTGCActcaaatcaatcaaaactaaataaaatctaaataaaaataactagaaaatgCTAAGAAAAAGGGTACAAGATGCTcgcgcatcacaacaccaaacttaaactattgcttgtccttAAGTAACAAAAAATAGTATAGGACCAAGAAGAGAAAAGGCTTAAGACTTGAGTAGTCACTTAAGCTCAGGTCTAGTTACTGAATGGGGCTTATGACACCCTAATTCTGAATAGTTTCAccatctcactatcctttgaagCTAAAAAATATTGGTATCCTTTTGAACTTAGAACTCGGATGATATTATAGATTCTCTTCTTTAGGctctaattgattcttgaagataACTCCTTTTtcctttggtgct is part of the Arachis duranensis cultivar V14167 chromosome 1, aradu.V14167.gnm2.J7QH, whole genome shotgun sequence genome and encodes:
- the LOC107483128 gene encoding protein LOL1 isoform X3, whose amino-acid sequence is MPVPLAPYPTPPAPHTPPSANAGQQSQLVCSGCRNLLLYPVGASSVCCAVCNAVTAVPPPGTEMAQLICGGCHTLLMYIRGATSVQCSCCHTVNLAMEGINKHHRAEVQQLNQTIYRAKLNDTETLLSWFC
- the LOC107483128 gene encoding protein LOL1 isoform X2, which translates into the protein MPVPLAPYPTPPAPHTPPSANGQQSQLVCSGCRNLLLYPVGASSVCCAVCNAVTAVPPPGTEMAQLICGGCHTLLMYIRGATSVQCSCCHTVNLAMEANQVAHVNCGSCRMLLMYQYGATSVKCAVCNFVTSIGASTSITEQKFSN
- the LOC107483128 gene encoding protein LOL1 isoform X1, producing the protein MPVPLAPYPTPPAPHTPPSANAGQQSQLVCSGCRNLLLYPVGASSVCCAVCNAVTAVPPPGTEMAQLICGGCHTLLMYIRGATSVQCSCCHTVNLAMEANQVAHVNCGSCRMLLMYQYGATSVKCAVCNFVTSIGASTSITEQKFSN